The DNA window GCCGCGACGGTGCGGTGGTGCGGGTGCAGGATGTGGCCACGGTACAGTGGGCCGACGGGGACGCCGTGCACCTCGGCCGCTACAACGGGCAGCGTGCCATGTGGGTGTCGGTGGCAGTGCAGGAGGGGCAGAACATTTCCACCGTCAAGCAGCGCGTGTGGGCGGTGCTCGACACGGCGGAGCAAAGCCTGCCCCAGGGGGTCACCCTCGCGCGGGGCTTCGACCAGAGTGAGAACGTGGACTCACGTCTCTCGCGACTGGGCTGGGATTTTGTGATTGCCATCGTGCTCGTGCTGCTCACGCTGCTGCCACTGGGCACACGCGCCTCGGTGATCGTGATGATCTCCATTCCCACCTCGCTGGCCATGGCGGTCACACTGCTCTACGTGACGGGCTACTCCATCAATCAGTTGTCCATCGTGGGCTTCGTGATTGCGCTGGGACTGCTGGTCGATGACAGCATCGTGGTGGTGGAAAACATCGCGCGCTTCCTGCGCGAGGGCTACACCCGAACCCAGGCGGCCATCGAGGCCACCAAACAGATCGGCGTGGCCGTGCTCGGCGCCACCTTCACACTCATCTTTGCGTTTCTCCCGCTGATCTTCCTGCCGGGATTGTCGGGCAAGTACATCCGTGTGTTGCCCATGGCGGTGGTGTACGCCGTGCTGGCCTCGCTGGTGGTGTCACTCACCATCATTCCCTGGCTGGCCTCACGCCTCATGCCCCGCGATTCCGCCCCTGAAGGCAACGCCGTGTTGCAGTGGCTCGACCGCGGCATTCATCGCACCTACGCGCCGCTGCTGCAGCGCGCCATGCACAACCCGCGCACCACACTGGCACTGTCGGCGCTGCTGGTGGTGGGCGCGCTGGCGCTCGTGCCGGCGGTGGGTTTCTCGCTCTTCCCCAAGGCGGGCACGCCGCAGTATCACGTGGACATCACCACGCCGGAGGGCACGAGCCTGGCCGAAACCGACCGCGCCGTGCGTCATGCCGAACAGGTGGTGCTGGCTCATCCGGGTACGCGGGCAGTGTTTGCCAACGTGGGCAAGGACAATCCCGAGGTGTACTACAACGTGTTCCAGCGCGCCGAGTCGCCCACGCGTGGGCAGCTCATCGTGCGCCTGCACGAGTACGACAACGTACGCACACCCATCGTGCTGGACTCACTGCGGGCGCGCATGGCGGAGTATCCCGGCGCCCGTATCGAGCTCAAGGAGTTCGAGAACGGTCCGCCCATCGACGCGCCCATCGCCATGCGTCTCGAAGGGCCAGATCTCGACACCCTGCAGCAGTTGGCGGCACAAGTGGAGGGCGTGTTTGCGGCCACGGCCGGCACGCAGTACGTGAACAATCCGGTCCGGTTGCGCCGCAGCGACCTGCGCGTGGTGGTGGATCGCCAGAAGGCGGGCCTGCTCGGGGTGCCGGGCGCCGAGGTGGAGCGGACGCTGCGCTTGGGTGTGGCCGGTCTCGAGGCCGGAAAGATGCGCGCCAGCAACGGCGAGGAGTATCCCATTCGTGTCGGCATTGCCCACGACGGACGACCGGCACCGCAGGATCTCGAGCGCATCCATGTGAGTTCGGTAGCCGGCGCCATGGTGCCGCTTTCGCAGATCACGACCACACGCTTTGTGTCTTCGCCCACGTCCATCGATCACCGGGACCGGCAGCGCGCGGTCACCGTGACCAGCTATGTGCGTGAGGGCTACAACACCGACGCGGTCACCAAGAACATTCTCTCGGCACTCGCCTCGCTCGACCTGCCCGATGGCTATCGCCTCGTGCCGGCCGGTGAGATTGAGAGTCGACAGGAGAGCTTTGGTGGCATTGGCGGAGCCATCATCGTGGCTGTGTTTGCCATCATGGCCATTCTCGTGCTCGAGTTCCGTGACTTCCGCACCACGCTGGTGGTGGCGAGCGTGATTCCGCTGGGTGTGGTGGGCGGCATCGTGGCGCTGCTGCTCAGTGGCTACACATTGAGTTTCACGGCCATGATTGGCTTCGTGGCGCTCGTGGGCATCGAGATCAAGACCAGCATTCTGCTGGTGGACTTCACCGATCAGTTGCGTGCCGAGGGTGTGCCGCTGGACGAAGCCATTCGCCGCGCGGGTGAAGTGCGTTTCCTGCCCATCGTGCTTACTTCGCTCACGGCCATTGGCGGTCTGCTGCCATTGGCGCTGCAGGGCTCGGGGCTCTACTCGCCGCTGGCCTGGGTGATCATTGGCGGTCTGGTGAGCAGCACGCTCATTGCGCGCCTGGTGACGCCGGTACTGTACAAGCTGCTGGCACCGCGTGATGCCAAGGCGGTGGCGACTGCGCCGTCGGTGGTGATGGGGGCGCCGGCGACGGCTTGACGGGCACCCTGCCAACGTCAATTCTTCGGATGCTACGTATCTCAGGGCCTCGCAGTTGAACGCAGGCGGGGCCCCGTGAGTGTAGTGAAATTCAGCGCGTGCAAGGCGGGGACTTCATGGCAACATCGGCGAAGCGAAAGAAGAGTCTGATCTTCATTGTGGTCACGCAGACACTGGGGATCATCGTCTCGTCGGCACTGGTGACGTGGATTTTGACGTGGACCGGTCGCCCATTCCCTGAGGTGCTTCCCATTGGCGTGCTGTTGGCTATCGGATCGTATGCGGTGAACTGGTTCGCTCAGCGGAAGTTCGCTAACCGCGAGTGACGCGGCGGGGCGCCACAGCGCCGCCGGCAAGAGCGCCCAATACGACGGCGAGCGAAAACAGTGGGGCTCCTGCAGAGATATACCAGCCGGCCATGAGCATCCACAGGCCGCCGACCAGGCCGCCTACCAGTGCGCCCACCGCCGGCATCGCGCCACCTCGTCCGAACCACGCTTCGCAGACCCGAACAATGCCGACGACCATAAGCGCCGGAATGGGTAGCAGTAAAGCCAGGAAGAGCCCATGCCCCAACATGTTCAGCGCGTGTTCGGCGAATTGCTCGAGTGACATGGTTGGGAAACGACCATACCATCCGGGGCCTGGGCGATCGCTGTACGGCAGATAACCGAACAGTGGGGCAACCATCAGAAACACGGTGATGCCTCCGGCCAGCACGGCCGTGAAGCGCAGTGCAGTCATGGCCGCGTCGAGTACCACGCGCAATGAATCGCCACACTTTTCACGGAAGGTGCTCATGACGCAACCAAGTTAGCGCGAGGAATCGGTGTCCGAACACCTGCGATGTGCGTTGACCGGTGTGCTCGGTCACACGGAGTGGGTCCACGCACTTGACTTGACGTTCGCCGCAGCAAAGCGTCGATTTGCGCCATGCCTCTCTGCACGACGCGACTGCCTGCCACGCCGCATGTGGCACTTGCCCTGTTGTTGCTGGCACGGCCCACTGGCTTGACGGCCCAGGCAACGGGTGGCGAAGCGGCCACCGGCACGCTGTCAGGCATGGTGCTGACCGATGTGGGCGAGAAGCCCATCGCAAATGCCGAGGTACGACTCAGCGGCAGCACGCGCGCGGTGCGCAGCGACTCGGCCGGTCGCTTTGAACTCAGTGGCCTGCCCACGGGCATGCAGCGTTTCGAAGTGCGGGCCATCGGCTTTCAACCTTTGCGTCAGTCCCTGGTAATTCCCGCCGGCCGCAGCATGGATGTCGACCTGCTGTTGGTAGCCGAGGTCCAGCAGTTGAACACCGTGCGCGTGGGCGCCGAGCCCGGCGTGGGGGTGCGCAAGCCCTGGTTGAGTGGTTTCGAGGAGCGCCGCAGCTATGGCATTGGCAGCTTCCTCACTGAGACCGAGCTGGAGAAGCAGGACCCCAGTCGCTGGGCAAGCGCGGTCGCGCAACATGTGCCCGGCCTGCAGCTGGTGAGTTACAACGGCCGCGCGTCCTTCGGCATCAATCGTGGGCTCATCAGCTTCAACAACATGCCGCGTGGTGATCGCATGGATCAGTCACAGGGCGCGCCGCGCAGTTGCTACGTGCAGGTCATCATCGACGATGTCGTGCGCTACGCCAGCCGGGTGGACGAGCCGCTGTTCGACGTCAGCAGCATTGATCCGGGCACGGTGGCGGCGGTGGAGTTCTACAGCGTGAGTCAGTTGCCTGCGCGGTTCAATCGCGGGGGCAACGCGCCGTGTGGGACGCTGGTCATCTGGAGAAAGTAGGCGACGCTGCCGACGCAACGGAGCACGCGACCACGCAAACAGCCGCGCACTACTCCGGCACCAGGCGCGTGCCCGAAAGCCGCTCCGCCAGACCGCGTGCCGGTGTACGCACCGCCAGCAAAATCGCGATCACCGCCAGCACGATGCCGAGCAACAGCACGGGCATCGTCCACGCGGGCGTGCTGCGGGCAGTCAGCCTCGCGATGCTGCCGACCATCAGCAGCATCCAGGGCGTCCAGGTCACCACTTGTCGTACGGTCAATCGCAACCGACCGGCCGGGCTGCCGGCGGCAGTGACCAGTTCCAGTCCCATCACTCGCAGGACCATGCCGCGGCGCACCGTCATCGCCGCGATCAGCGCGAACACCGCGCCGAGCCCGGACACCGCGGCGGCAGTGAAGAGGGCAATGAGCCACCGCACGTTCAGTACGCCGGGCGGACGACCCTTCCAGGTCGAGTCAACGAGCCGGTCGGCCTCGGCGAGCCGCGTGGCACTCACGATGGGATTGGCGCGCACGACCGAATCCGCCAGTGCCCACTCGCGTTTGGCGATGCCTGCGGTTCTCACGACAGCCGAGTCGCGGCCTTCGCGGTGACGCGTCACCGCTTCGCCAAGATGGCCCGCGATATACACGCCAACCAACTCGCGCGCGTCACGCTGGTCTGGGGCTCGACTCGCGGAATCATCAAGCCAGTCCACCAGTGGTTGCAGTCGATCAAGGTCCGCATCGCGTGGCGCCACCACCACGGCGCCATAGGACGACACGAAGCCCATGCCCAGCATTGGCGCGGTCGTGGCGACGGCAAGCAGCAGGCGACGCTGTGCGGTGAGTGGGGGACGGTTCGCACCGGCCGCGGTGAGCGCAGCATACAGCGCATCAAGTCGCGACGCGGGGTCCTCCATGGCTGTCAGCAGAGATCGCGCTCGCAGTGGCCAATCCGCGAGCGCCGTCCGGAGGGTCTGTTGCAGCAGTCGGGCCACACTGGCAGGGAGTGGCCCGGCATCCCCGGTGGCCGCCTCGCGAACGTGCACCGCGGCATCGTGCGTCGCGGCATCGTGACTCGCGGTGCTGTCCTCCATCGTGCCGTGTCCGACGCGAAACGGCAGCACCACGGCGTGCCCGTCATCGGTGATGAGTACATCGGCCGCCGACAGGCCAGTCACGGGAAGTCCGGCGTCCCGCCGGGCCCGCAGTTCGTCGAGCAGATCGGTGAGCCAGGCGTGCACGGCCCCCCATGATACGCCCGGAACGAGACGGGTGGCCAACGGCGCGCCGCTCACAGCGGCGTAGGCATCCCAGGCCTCATCGGCGCTGCGGCGTCCGCCAATCCAGCGCGCGCAGGTCGTGCGGCTGGCCTGGCGCTCAGCGTCGGAGAGTGGTGCGCTGCCAGGGGGGCGCCGCACGATCCATACAGGGCGCTGCAGGGCACCGTCACTCGCCAACAACACCATGCCGTCGGCGTCGATTGCGCCCGAAACCTCGTAGGCCCCAACGCGACCACTCATCGCATGGTGAAGCGGCAGCATCTGCACCTCGCCACCGAGCGCCCGGTCGCGCGCCACCGTGGACTGTTCGGTCACCACACGCGTACCGGAGATGCGGTCATGCTCCGCCAACCAGCCGTTGGCCTTCCGCGCACGCGCAAAGAGCAGCAGCAGGCCGCCGATGCTGATGGTCATCACGACGACGGCACCAGCGGTCTTGTCCATCGCCAGCGGCAGACTCGCGAGCACCGCAAGCAGGCCCGGCGCAACGACAAAGAGCCCACGGAGCGCTGCGCGCGCGATACCGGGCACAGCACCGTCCGCGCGAACCGTGCGCAGACCCAGCAAGCGCTTCGCGGGGGTCCAGCCGGTAAGCCCTTCGAGAATCGCGTAGATGAGGATCTCGAACGGCACGGCGGACAGGGCCTGCACCACCGCATAGCGCGGATCGTCAACCGTGAGCGCAACATTCACGCCGAGGGGCCGAAGCAATCCGAGAATCGGCAGTGTGAGCGTGCTGATGAGATAGTTGTCGATGACGCCGGCGGCCAATCGCCGCACGATGGGGGCCGGCGTGTGCTCGATGGGTCGGCAGGCCAACAGCGCAGCGCGCAGGGCGCCGTAGTCGGCGAACCGTTCGTCGCGATTGCGCGCCAGACACTTCATCACGATGGCGGCCAGTCCCGGCGGCACATCGCGGCGATACTGCACAAGCGGCGTGGGGGCGCCGCTCATGACCACCGCAATCAGCTTGACGGCGTTGTCCGCATCGAAGGGCAGCTTGCCGGTGAGCAGGTAGTACAAGGTCGCGCCCACCGCATAGATATCGGCGCGCACATCGAGCGCCTCACCCAGAAGCTGCTCGGGCGAGGAGAAGACGGGCGTGCCGAGAAAGAGCCCGGTCTGCGTCAGCCGCCCCTGTTCGACACTCTCGACCGGGCGGGACAGGCCGAAATCGCCGACCTTGATCGTGCCGTCGCTGCCGATGAAGCAGTTGGCCGGTTTGATGTCGCGATGCAGGATGCCGCGCCGATGCGCCGCCTCGAGTCCGTCAATGAGCTGCAAGGTGTCGTCGATGGCGTCAATCACCGACAGCGGACCCTGTACCTCGACCTTCTGCTCGAGCGTGCCCCCCTCGACCAGCTCCATGGCAATGGTCGGCCGCCCGTCGATTTCCTCGGTGCGATAGACGTAGACGGTGTTGGGATGATTCACCGACGCGGCCGTGCGCCCCTCGCGCAGAAAGCGCTCGCGATCCTCGGCGCGCTCAAGCCCGGCCGCAAGCACCTTGACGGCCACGAGGCGCCCGTCCTCGATCTGCTCGGCTGCGTACACGGCGCCCATGCCGCCGCGACCCAGCAGATGTTGGATGCGATAGCCGCCGAAGGTCTGACCGGGGGTGAGTTCCGCGCTCGTCACGTCGTGGTGGATGGGCAGGCGGGAGACGTCGCTGTTCCTCGTCCAAGCGAATCAATCGCGAAAGTCGGCATGGGGCAATATGTCGCACTGTGAATCGGCCAAGCCTTGCCCAGCGGCACGGTAACAACCCACAATTCGACGCTGCGCTTCCACGCTTTCGCCGTTTGTCCCTGCTTTCCCGACATGATTCGGTCTTCGATTTCTGCACTGCTGGTGTCCACTGCACTGGCGGCCCATGCGCAATCCAGCCGCCCGCAACAGACGGCTGTAGGCGCGATCGTCACGCTGCGACCGAGCGCGGAGGCGGTTCGTGTCGTCATCGATCTGCCGGTCGCGCGCGACACCGTTCGCTTTCGCGATCCGGCTGTTCCACGGGACGCGTGGACCATTGAAAGCCCGAACATTCGCTGGGTAGGCGGCGCATTGGTTGGCGAAGCGCCCATCAAGCGCGTGGTGCTCAGCGTGCGCCCCGATACCACGGAGAACGGCCGCGGCTATTTGTCGGCCATTCGGGTCGGTAACGGGTGGCAACTGCATGGTCCCGCGTTCGAAGTGGCACAGCATCCAACACGCGTGGTTCCCTCGCTAGCCGCCGACTGGATGCAGTGGCCCCAACGCAGGCTCACGCAAGGCTACTTCTACCTCGGACCACGCCAACAGCACCGACGCCAGTCGTCACACGAACTGATCGCGGGGGCCAGCGTTCCGACGCCGCTTCGCGCACTCGCTGACTCGGCACTCACCGCTGCGCTTCGCGATCACGCCAGGCGGTTTGGCACGACCTTGATAGACCGGCCAGCGATGATCATCACGCAGGATGGCCCGCCTGGTTCATTTTCGTTCCGCGGCGACGTGACTGATGGCGGTGTAATGTCGTTGCGTTTTGCGCGTGACTTCACGCTGGCTTCTTCGGCGACAACACGCGCGGACGTCTGGCTGTTCGTGGCACACGAGGCCGCGCACCTCTGGAACAGTCATCTGGCGCAAGCGGATGATGCGCACCCATTTCTGCATGAAGGCGGTGCGGAATATGCCGCGCTGCAATCGGCGGTCGCAGCAGGAGTGCTGTCACAGGACGCGCTGCATTCGCGTCTGTCGGATCGCCTCACCGAATGCCACCGTCAGATCGGTGTGCGGGACTCGTTGCAGCGCATCATGGCGCGCGGCGGGGCCGTGTACGACTGTGGTACGGTACTGCAGTGGCTTGGCGACCTCGATGGTGGTGCCGCAGGGGGATTCGAGTCTACCTGGCGTGCGCTGGTGGCGAATTCGCTGCGCCAACGCAGACCGTACCATTTGCAGGAGTTTCGTGCGTTGCAGCCAGCGGGTTCGCTCGCTGCGCAGTGGTTCGATGTATCGCCCGACCTGCGGTGGCGAACCCTGAATGAGCGCCTGGCGTCACGAGGGGTCAGGTGGGAGAACGCGCCCAGTTCTCAGGCTTATGTAGTATCGGCGCTGCTTCATCTCGCGCGGCAGGTGTGCGCGCGCGGATCTTCCATAGGCTTCGGTTTGGTCAACGGAAAACTGCGCTATGACCAGGAACCGGGTTGCGGCCCGATTGCTCATGGCCCCGTGATTGCGGCCATCGAGGATGTGGACCCGCTGAAGGATGGCGCGGAGCTGTTCGCTCGTGTCGAGGCACGCTGCCAGTCGGGCGCGCCCGTTCGGGTCCAGACCGACTCCGACGGCCGCAGCATTGAGCTGCCTTGCTCCGCGGCGCCGGCGCGGCCGGTGGCGTATCGCCTGACGAGCATGCCGTCGCTGGTTCGTGTGCCGTAGAGTCAGCGAACGCCCCTCAGATCCAGACGCGGCGGTCGCCCGTACCGAGTCCGATGATGGCGGTGCTCTGGTAGTCGAGAGCGCCGGCGGTTCGTTCGCCAATCGTCGTGGCGCGAGTGCTGCGGAGTACCATGAGTACGATCACATCAGCGGCGCTCACCGTGCCACCGGCGGTGAGTACTGCGACCATCCACGGTCCGCCGAGCGGTGTCACGCGTAGTATGGTGGCTGTTTCGCCGTCATAGGCGGGCACCAGCCTGCCGGGACCTGCTTCCATGCGGGCGATCAGGCGTTACTCCGCGGCGCTCGGCGACGGACCACCGAGTCGCCGGACGTGAGCAAGCGGTTTCGGTGACGAGACCACGACAGACCGACCGCTGTCGTACGGCGTCTGGCGCGCCCCCACATGCCAGGGGAGAAGCGCAGGAGCATGCGTCAGTGGAGGGTGGCGGTCAGCTGCTGCATCATGAAACGCCTTGGCGAACATTTCGCTGACAAGGGAAAGACCGTCCCCATAGACTTCGACAACGCGCCGAGCAGCGATATGAACGGCTATACGTACCCCCACACCATCGAGAACGGTGCCGGTGAGCGACTCACCTTTCTTCGCCTTGTTCCGGGCCGAACCGGCGACCGCCTGGAGGTCGAGAATGTGGTGAAGCCCGGTGAAGGACCGCCGATGCACACCCACCATCGTCAGGTGGAGGCGCTCACTGTTGAGGAGGGACGCATCGGCTACCAGCGACTCGGTGAGGCGCCGCAGTACGCCGGTCCCGGCGAGACGGTGGTGTTCAAGGCCGGCGAAGCGCACAAGTTCTGGAGCGCCGGCGACGTGGATTTGCGGTGTACCGGCTATATCGAGCCGGCTGACAACGTGGAGTACTTTCTCACGGCCTTGTTCGAGTCGCAGCGTCAACATGGCGGCGGTCGTCCAGGCCCACTCGATGCAGCCTATCTCGTGAGGCGATATCGCTCCGAGTTCAGCATGGCGGAGATCCCGGCAATGGTTCAGCGGTTCGTCTTTCCCGTGCTGGTGCTGATCGGAACCATGCTGGGCAGGTACCGGAAGTACGCTGACGCGCCGGAACCCATTCCGCGCTGATGCAACTCTACGATGCTAGATTGCGGCATGATCAATCTGCGTCGTGTCACGAGTCAATTCCTGTGTCCCGCTCTTGCTGTCATGGTGGGAGTCCTACCGTACACACTCCGCGCGCAGGAGAACGACAGCGCGCGTGGCTGGGTCATCGCCGGCGGTCTTGGGCTTGGCCTTGCGAACGTCCCTGAGTCCCGAACACCAGTCTACTTCGACGCGCTGCAGCAGACGGCGCGTGTCGCGCTGCAGCGCAACGTTGGCGCCGGGGTGAGCGCGGGCGTGTCGTTGACGACGACCGTTGGGACCGAGGGTGGCGATTGTGTGGGCATCGGTCCCTGCGCTCCGCGGTTCAGTCATCGCACTTTCAGTGGAACACTGACCTACGTGCGCGGCCAACGCCTTCGGTCGTGGAAGCCCATGGCAACCGTGGTCGCTGGGTTGGCGCAGATACCCGAGACCTGGGCATCCGGTCTCAACGCGCGGACTCCTGCCAAGAGCACCTGGCAGATCGGCGCGGCGATCGACTTTCCCGTACTCGTTGGACCGGGCACCGCGCTTTTGCTCGGCTGGGAGGGACACATCATCCCGGACGCTCCCGGCGGCGGAGTCGGCGTCAACACGCTGGTCATGACCTTGCGGCACAGCCTGTTTCGTCGTGTGGCATTCTGACAGTAGCATTGTCCATGCTCATCCTGAGATGCACCAAACCGCTGCTCGCAAAGCTCGCGAAGCACATACCATCCGCGAGCGGTGAGAGCACGGCTTCGACCACCCGTCTGGGCGACTGGTACGCGAAACATCTGAATATCGGGCGTCATCGCCTGATACTCAGCACCAACGAGGAGACGTTCCTCTCGGTCGTCGTGCCCGCCAAGGATATGCCGGCCTTACCCGCACGCATCAACGAGGCCGTCGGTCACGTCCTCCGTTTCATCGGTGTGCCAGAATTGACGGTTGAGAATGAGCTGCGCGAGATGCACGAGGTACGCGTTGGCCCCACCGCATCACGTCGGGTCCTCGGCTACATGAATGACCACGCCTATCAGGTTGAGGCCATGGTGGACTATGGCGGAGGTACGTTCGATCTGGCAAACTTGGCCGAGCGACTGTCCACCGTCCCGTGCGGGACGATGGACTTCAAGTCGCCGGCCAGACTTGCGCGGGAACTATTGGGCGTGCATGAGTAGCTGACAGCGTCACTTCGCTGTCCACTATTCTGGAACAGGCGCTTCGCCTGCGGCCTTACCAACGGTCTTGATGATGCGGTCCGTGTAGCGCGCCTGACGTTGGCCATCCACGACCGCGAAGTCGTAAGTGGAGAGGCGATTCTCGAAGCGGAAGCGATGCTCCGACAGTGGCACAAGCCTGATGGGCCGACCGCCTTCACGCGCGCTGTACAGCGACCCGTTCTCAAAGGTCACGATCCTTACCACGTCGTCAAAGCGATACGTACCCACCCAGCGCTTCAACTGTGACTCGTTGAGCACCAGGGCAGCCTTCTCCACGACGGGCGCACCCAGCACCTGCGACACCGCACGCAGATTGTTGGACTCCGGACCGCTGCCATCATCACGGTTGGTGAGCACGATGGCGTACACATCACGACTCGGCACGTAGACGCCCGACGTGGCGTATCCGTTGATTCCGCCCGTGTGCTCCACGGTGCCGGCGCCAGCCAGCTCGTTGATGGCCCAACCGTACCCGTAGTTGCTGAAGCGGCCGTCGCTCAGCCGATGATTGGTCCAAGCCAGCTGTTTGCTGCCCTCGGAGATGAGCGTGTTCTGTCTGACGGCACGATTCCAACGCAGCATGTCGTCAACGGTGGAGAGCAGCGAGCCGGCCGCGTAGGCAATGCTGGGGCTCAGGTAGTCCGGCTTCTCGAACGCGCCCTCGAACAGCTGATAGCCGCTGGCCCGGTTCGGTACGATGGCATAGTTGCTTGCGTACGTCGAATGTGCCATGCCGAGCGGTTCGAAGATGCGCTTCTGGATGAAGTCACCGTACGGCATGCCGGACAGCTGCTCGATGATCATGCCCAGCAGCAGATAGCCCGTGTTGCTGTACGCGTACTGCGATCCGGGCGCGAACTCCAGCGGCAACGGTTTCACATACTCGGCAATCTGCGTGGGCGTCAGGTCTTCCCGCGTCTTCTCGCGGAAGGCGTGAAGGTTGGTGTAGCTCGTCAGCCCTGAGGAATGGTTGAGCAGATGATGCACCGTGATTTCATCGCCACGGGTGAACCCCGCAACGTACTTGGAGAGCGGATCCTGCAGATTGAGCTTGCCCTGCTCCATCAGCATCAGGATCGCGACACTGGTGAACTGCTTCGTGATGGAGGCCAACTGCAGCACGTTCTCTGGTCTCATGGGTACACGCAGCTCAATGTCCGCCATGCCGAAGGCTTTGCGATAGAGCACGGCATCACCACGCGCAATAAGGACGGTCGCACCCGGAGCATTGGCCGGATAGGCCTTGCGAAAGATGACATCAAGCGCCGCTTCCTCCGTTGCGGAAAGGCCTCGGCGTGCCGTCGTCGGTGAGGCGGCGACGCCGCGTGTGGTGGCGGGCGTTTGTGCGAGTGCGATCGACGGAAGCAGCAGGGCGGCAACGGCCAGTGGTGTGCGAAACATGATGGCGGGCAGAAGGGACAGGCGGCGGTGCACGCGGGGAAAACACCGGCAGGTAAAAGGTATACGTTATTCAACCTGCGGTGTTTCACGCCGCCAACCGGTTCAGTAGATCCCGCCTGAGACCGTCAACACCTCACGCTGTGTCATCGTCTCACGCACCGGAATCATCCGTTCATCAACGAGTGGCTGATTGTGGATACGCTTCACGGTAATCCCGCGCATAGTCCACAAACGTGCGCGGTGCCCGATTCAGAATGCTCGGCACGGCATCGGTAATCCGCTCGGCGTACCCCGCCTTGAGGAACGACAGAATCACGAGCAGGAACTCGGCGTAGTCGGCCGGGAGACCGGCACTTAGCAACAGGGGACGCATGGTCTCCGGCGTCACATCTTCGAAGCGGATTGGCCGCTCCAGCGCCTCCGACAGCAGGGCCGCCACCTCGGTATGCGTGAGCGCCTCGCCACCGGTCAGATCGAAGGCGCGGTTGTTGAACTCACTGCGCTGCAGCAGCGCGGCCCCCACATCGGCAATGTCCCGCGCGTCAATAAAACTCGTACGCGCGTCACCCACCGGCAGCACGATGGCCTGTTGCGTGACAATGCCCTGCAACCAGTAGGTGTGGAAGTTCTGCATGAACCAGTTGGGGCGAATCACGTTCCACGCCACTCCACTGGCTTCGAGCGCGAGCTCCGCCTTGCGAAGTGGTGCCTCGGGATTGGCATCCGCGCCCATGGCACTCATCGCCACCAGTTTGCCCACGCCGAGCCGACGCGCGGCGTCGATAACGG is part of the Gemmatimonas sp. UBA7669 genome and encodes:
- a CDS encoding DUF6933 domain-containing protein, with protein sequence MLILRCTKPLLAKLAKHIPSASGESTASTTRLGDWYAKHLNIGRHRLILSTNEETFLSVVVPAKDMPALPARINEAVGHVLRFIGVPELTVENELREMHEVRVGPTASRRVLGYMNDHAYQVEAMVDYGGGTFDLANLAERLSTVPCGTMDFKSPARLARELLGVHE
- a CDS encoding NAD(P)H-binding protein; amino-acid sequence: MSTFVVLGASGTVGSELARGLEAAGHVVRRTTSRTPAAGQVHLDLVSGRGIDEALRGADGAFLLAPPGFTNQDVLLMPVIDAARRLGVGKLVAMSAMGADANPEAPLRKAELALEASGVAWNVIRPNWFMQNFHTYWLQGIVTQQAIVLPVGDARTSFIDARDIADVGAALLQRSEFNNRAFDLTGGEALTHTEVAALLSEALERPIRFEDVTPETMRPLLLSAGLPADYAEFLLVILSFLKAGYAERITDAVPSILNRAPRTFVDYARDYREAYPQSATR
- a CDS encoding serine hydrolase domain-containing protein; this translates as MFRTPLAVAALLLPSIALAQTPATTRGVAASPTTARRGLSATEEAALDVIFRKAYPANAPGATVLIARGDAVLYRKAFGMADIELRVPMRPENVLQLASITKQFTSVAILMLMEQGKLNLQDPLSKYVAGFTRGDEITVHHLLNHSSGLTSYTNLHAFREKTREDLTPTQIAEYVKPLPLEFAPGSQYAYSNTGYLLLGMIIEQLSGMPYGDFIQKRIFEPLGMAHSTYASNYAIVPNRASGYQLFEGAFEKPDYLSPSIAYAAGSLLSTVDDMLRWNRAVRQNTLISEGSKQLAWTNHRLSDGRFSNYGYGWAINELAGAGTVEHTGGINGYATSGVYVPSRDVYAIVLTNRDDGSGPESNNLRAVSQVLGAPVVEKAALVLNESQLKRWVGTYRFDDVVRIVTFENGSLYSAREGGRPIRLVPLSEHRFRFENRLSTYDFAVVDGQRQARYTDRIIKTVGKAAGEAPVPE